CATTAATGAAAATGATAAAATTGCCCTTATGGGTAAAAATGGAGCGGGAAAATCAACGCTTTTGAAAATTATTGCAGGACAAAGTAAACCTTCAACAGGTTCGATTTCGGCACCTAAAGAAGCGGTGGTAGCTTATTTGCCTCAGCACTTATTGACTACCGATGGCGCTACTGTAATGGAAGAAGCATCCAAAGCCTTTGGTGAAATTTTCAAAATGAAAGCCGAGATTGACGAAGTAAATGAGCAATTGACCGTTCGTACCGATTATGAAAGTGATGAGTACATGAAGTTGATTGAGCGTGTTTCGGACTTAAGTGAGAAATACTATGCTATTGAAGAAGTGAATTATGAAGCTGAGGTAGAAAAAATATTAATTGGTTTGGGATTTGTTCGTGACGATTTTACTCGTCAAACTTCAGAGTTTTCGGGAGGTTGGAGAATGCGAATTGAATTGGCAAAAATTCTTTTACAGAAACCGGATTTGATTTTGCTAGATGAGCCAACAAACCATATGGATATTGAAAGTATTCAATGGTTAGAAGATTTTTTGATTAATCAAGCGAAAGCAGTCGTTGTGATTTCTCACGATAGAGCCTTTGTAGATAATATTACTAATCGTACCATTGAAGTAACTATGGGACGAATTTATGATTACAAAGCCAAGTATTCTCATTATCTAGAATTGCGAAAAGACCGTCGTATGCACCAACAAAAAGCTTACGATGAGCAACAAAAAATGATTGCCGACAACAGAGCCTTTATTGATCGTTTTAAAGGAACGTTTTCTAAGACCGATGCGGTACAATCGCGTGTGAAGATGTTAGAGAAACTTGAAATTGTTCAAGTAGACGAAGTAGATACCTCGGCTTTGAAATTGAAGTTTCCACCAGCGGCTCGTTCTGGTCAATATCCAGTAATTGTTAAAGAGTTGTCTAAATCCTATGGCGATCATGTGGTATTCAAAGATGCTAATTTAGTTATTGAGCGCGGGCAAAAAGTAGCCTTCGTTGGTAAAAATGGTGAAGGAAAATCGACTATGATCAAAGCCATCATGAAAGAAATTGGTATTGATAGCGGTAGTGTCGAAATTGGTCACAACGCCCAAATTGGTTATTTTGCACAAAATCAAGCGGCTTTATTGGATGGCAATGCATCGATATTTGAGACTATTGACGATATAGCGGTAGGTGATGTTCGAACCAAAATTAAAGATATTTTAGGGGCGTTCATGTTTCATGGTGACGATGTTACTAAGAAAGTGAAAGTACTTTCTGGAGGAGAAAAAACACGTTTAGCAATGATAAAACTATTGTTAGAACCAGTGAACTTATTGATTCTGGATGAGCCTTCGAATCATTTGGATATGAAGACTAAAGACATTATCAAAGAGGCCTTAAAAGATTTTGACGGAACGTTAATTTTAGTGTCACACGACCGTGACTTCTTAGACGGTTTGGCAACTAAAGTGTTTGAATTTGGAAACAAAAGAGTGGTAGAACATTTCGAAGATATCGCTGGATTCTTGGCGCATAAGAAAATGGAGAGTTTGAGAGAAATCGAAAAGTAGTTTTTGTTGCAACTTAATTTCTTTGTGCTGTTGGAATCAATTTTTCTGATT
This sequence is a window from Flavobacterium ammoniigenes. Protein-coding genes within it:
- a CDS encoding ABC-F family ATP-binding cassette domain-containing protein, which codes for MITVNDISVQFGGTTLFSEVSFAINENDKIALMGKNGAGKSTLLKIIAGQSKPSTGSISAPKEAVVAYLPQHLLTTDGATVMEEASKAFGEIFKMKAEIDEVNEQLTVRTDYESDEYMKLIERVSDLSEKYYAIEEVNYEAEVEKILIGLGFVRDDFTRQTSEFSGGWRMRIELAKILLQKPDLILLDEPTNHMDIESIQWLEDFLINQAKAVVVISHDRAFVDNITNRTIEVTMGRIYDYKAKYSHYLELRKDRRMHQQKAYDEQQKMIADNRAFIDRFKGTFSKTDAVQSRVKMLEKLEIVQVDEVDTSALKLKFPPAARSGQYPVIVKELSKSYGDHVVFKDANLVIERGQKVAFVGKNGEGKSTMIKAIMKEIGIDSGSVEIGHNAQIGYFAQNQAALLDGNASIFETIDDIAVGDVRTKIKDILGAFMFHGDDVTKKVKVLSGGEKTRLAMIKLLLEPVNLLILDEPSNHLDMKTKDIIKEALKDFDGTLILVSHDRDFLDGLATKVFEFGNKRVVEHFEDIAGFLAHKKMESLREIEK